Proteins co-encoded in one Prunus persica cultivar Lovell chromosome G6, Prunus_persica_NCBIv2, whole genome shotgun sequence genomic window:
- the LOC109949737 gene encoding putative disease resistance protein RGA3: protein MRSKEIDGWQAIQESKIWDLPEGEKRILSSLKLSFDELKSSSLKQCFAYCSIFIKDFEIEKDDLIQLWMAQGLLHPSPKNSDLEMEDVGNQYFNILLENSFFQDVRKDDNNVITHCKMHDLVHDLAEDVSKSKTKDSNGIRHMAQISTIEVQGVPKGIVHKVRSMFVGEVFGNILPKFKGLRVLKLKGDFIDELPNSMGKLKHLRYLDISATNIKKLPQSIGKLYNLQTLRMCNLYLLEFPKELQNLTNLRHIYFDRTYGGTICPVGMGRLNNLRSLSFFIVGKETGRGIKELGGLKHLKGELCIYDLKHVRDGEEAKEAKLAEKTNIRRLKLTWSANEDWSRVINNDSDVLEGLKPHSALEILEIRNFRGDTFPPWMMCRDLFSSLKRLTVKGATKLIGWTEAMTRPTERIVVFPCLEEMVLSECPRLECIPITPEGITSLRKLQISNCDELSSLPMGLQHCTSLEHLSISNCLETRSYSNHKRPPISLPIKDFRL from the coding sequence ATGCGCTCCAAAGAGATTGATGGATGGCAAGCCATTCAAGAAAGTAAAATATGGGATTTACctgaaggagaaaaaagaatctTGTCAAGTTTGAAGTTGAGTTTTGATGAACTGAAATCATCATCTTTGAAGCAATGCTTTGCCTATTGTTCAATTTTCATCaaagattttgaaattgaaaaggatGACTTGATCCAACTTTGGATGGCTCAAGGATTGCTTCACCCTTCTCCCAAAAATAGTGATCTAGAGATGGAGGATGTAGGAAATCAATATTTCAATATTCTGTTGGAGAACTCTTTTTTTCAAGATGTTAGAAAGGATGACAATAATGTGATTACCCACTGCAAGATGCACGATCTTGTGCATGATCTTGCAGAAGATgtatcaaaatcaaagaccAAGGACTCCAATGGCATTCGACATATGGCACAGATTTCAACCATAGAAGTACAAGGAGTTCCAAAGGGAATTGTTCATAAAGTGCGCTCAATGTTTGTTGGTGAAGTTTTTGGTAACATATTACCAAAATTTAAAGGTTTGCGTGTCTTAAAATTAAAGGGGGATTTTATTGATGAGTTGCCAAATTCAATGGGAAAGTTGAAACACTTGAGGTATCTAGATATTTcagcaacaaatataaaaaagctcCCCCAATCTATTGGCAAGCTTTATAACCTACAGACGTTAAGAATGTGCAATCTCTATCTTCTAGAGTTTCCAAAGGAACTGCAAAATTTGACCAACTTGAgacatatttattttgatagAACATATGGAGGTACAATATGTCCAGTTGGCATGGGGCGGTTGAATAATCTGCGatcattatcttttttcattGTGGGTAAGGAGACAGGTCGTGGAATAAAGGAGCTGGGTGGCTTAAAGCATTTGAAAGGCGAATTATGTATTTATGATCTGAAGCATGTgagagatggagaagaagcAAAGGAGGCAAAGTTAGCGGAGAAGACAAACATACGCAGACTAAAGTTAACATGGTCAGCAAACGAAGATTGGTCAAGGGTCATCAATAATGACAGCGATGTACTAGAAGGCCTTAAACCGCACTCTGCATTGGAAATTTTAGAGATTCGCAACTTTAGAGGTGATACATTTCCACCCTGGATGATGTGTAgagatttgttttcttcattgaAAAGATTAACTGTTAAAGGTGCAACGAAGCTAATTGGATGGACGGAAGCAATGACAAGGCCAACAGAAAGAATAGTTGTGTTTCCTTGCCTTGAGGAGATGGTGTTGAGTGAGTGCCCCCGTCTGGAGTGCATCCCAATTACACCTGAAGGTATCACATCCCTCCGCAAATTACAGATTTCAAATTGTGATGAATTATCAAGCTTACCGATGGGGTTACAACATTGTACCTCTCTTGAGCACTTGTCAATAAGCAATTGCTTGGAAACTCGAAGCTATTCCAATCACAAACGGCCTCCCATCTCTCTGCCAATTAAAGATTTCAGATTGTGA
- the LOC18775132 gene encoding thioredoxin-like protein AAED1, chloroplastic isoform X1, whose amino-acid sequence MAVTLSATLYSTSLPPKRNTNCPSTPVISNLNIGSLLPNLNSCKRLIKFSPRQSHVVGSAVSGSPGTESSLNGEDAASLLETVKVFDLNGNGIPISDLWKDRTAVIAFARHFGCVFCRKRADYLASKKDIMDASGVALVLIGPGSIDQGKAFAEQTKFKGEVYADPSHSSYEALRFVSGVLTTFTPKAGLKIIELYMEGYRQDWKLSFEQDTVARGGWQQGGILVAGPGKSNILYIHKDKEAGDDPDIKDILKACCEM is encoded by the exons ATGGCGGTTACTCTCTCTGCAACACTATACTCCACCTCACTCCCTCCAAAGAGGAACACCAATTGCCCCTCGACACCTGTAATTTCGAATCTGAATATCGGCAGCCTTCTTCCCAATCTCAATAGCTGCAAGAGACTGATCAAATTCTCACCGCGGCAAAGCCACGTCGTAGGATCTGCAGTCTCTGGCTCTCCAG GGACCGAGTCTTCTTTGAACGGTGAAGATGCAGCGAGTTTATTGGAGACGGTGAAGGTGTTTGATTTGAATGGAAATGGAATTCCGATTTCGGATTTGTGGAAAGATAGGACAGCTGTCATCGCATTTGCCCGCCATTTCGG aTGCGTATTTTGCCGCAAACGGGCTGACTATCTTGCATCAAAGAAG GATATAATGGATGCATCTGGTGTGGCACTTGTTTTGATTGGACCTGGTAGCATTGATCAG GGAAAAGCATTCGCTGAGCAAACAAAGTTCAAAGGAG AAGTTTATGCAGATCCGAGTCACTCATCATACGAGGCATTGAGATTTGTTTCTGGGGTCTTAACCACATTTACTCCCAAA GCAGGTCTTAAGATAATAGAGTTGTACATGGAGGGTTACCGGCAAGACTGGAAACTTTCTTTTGAACAGGACACCGTGGCCAGAGGCGGCTG GCAGCAAGGTGGAATTCTAGTTGCGGGTCCTGGTAAAAGCAACATCCTGTACATACACAAG GATAAAGAAGCCGGGGATGATCCAGATATCAAGGATATACTAAAAGCATGTTGTGAGATGTAA
- the LOC18775132 gene encoding thioredoxin-like protein AAED1, chloroplastic isoform X2 produces MAVTLSATLYSTSLPPKRNTNCPSTPVISNLNIGSLLPNLNSCKRLIKFSPRQSHVVGSAVSGSPGTESSLNGEDAASLLETVKVFDLNGNGIPISDLWKDRTAVIAFARHFGCVFCRKRADYLASKKGKAFAEQTKFKGEVYADPSHSSYEALRFVSGVLTTFTPKAGLKIIELYMEGYRQDWKLSFEQDTVARGGWQQGGILVAGPGKSNILYIHKDKEAGDDPDIKDILKACCEM; encoded by the exons ATGGCGGTTACTCTCTCTGCAACACTATACTCCACCTCACTCCCTCCAAAGAGGAACACCAATTGCCCCTCGACACCTGTAATTTCGAATCTGAATATCGGCAGCCTTCTTCCCAATCTCAATAGCTGCAAGAGACTGATCAAATTCTCACCGCGGCAAAGCCACGTCGTAGGATCTGCAGTCTCTGGCTCTCCAG GGACCGAGTCTTCTTTGAACGGTGAAGATGCAGCGAGTTTATTGGAGACGGTGAAGGTGTTTGATTTGAATGGAAATGGAATTCCGATTTCGGATTTGTGGAAAGATAGGACAGCTGTCATCGCATTTGCCCGCCATTTCGG aTGCGTATTTTGCCGCAAACGGGCTGACTATCTTGCATCAAAGAAG GGAAAAGCATTCGCTGAGCAAACAAAGTTCAAAGGAG AAGTTTATGCAGATCCGAGTCACTCATCATACGAGGCATTGAGATTTGTTTCTGGGGTCTTAACCACATTTACTCCCAAA GCAGGTCTTAAGATAATAGAGTTGTACATGGAGGGTTACCGGCAAGACTGGAAACTTTCTTTTGAACAGGACACCGTGGCCAGAGGCGGCTG GCAGCAAGGTGGAATTCTAGTTGCGGGTCCTGGTAAAAGCAACATCCTGTACATACACAAG GATAAAGAAGCCGGGGATGATCCAGATATCAAGGATATACTAAAAGCATGTTGTGAGATGTAA
- the LOC18775078 gene encoding adenylate kinase 1, chloroplastic, whose product MAALTRLSKPSFTSLSSVSRISRCLYSGIAPEPSSHGASPYSPRLGPKPNLSVKDPKDRNIQWVFLGSPGVGKGTYASRLSNLLGVPHIATGDLVREELAASGPLSKELSEIVNQGKLVSDEIIISLLSKRLEAGGAKGELGFILDGFPRTIRQAEILEGVTEIDLVLNLKLREDVLVEKCLGRRMCSQCGGNFNVASINVKDSNGSPAISMAPLLPPPHCMSKLVTRADDTEEVVKHRIHVYNEKSRPVEEFYRSRGKLLEFDLPGGIPESWPKLLEVLNLDEYKEKQSAAA is encoded by the exons ATGGCGGCCTTAACCCGCCTATCAAAGCCCTCGTTCACATCACTTTCCTCCGTCTCACGCATAAGCCGGTGCTTGTACTCGGGCATAGCACCGGAGCCCAGCTCTCATGGCGCTTCGCCATATAGCCCACGATTGGGGCCCAAGCCCAACCTCTCGGTCAAGGACCCCAAGGATCGAAACATACAGTGGGTCTTCTTGGGCTCACCGGGCGTGGGCAAAGGCACGTACGCCAGCCGCCTGTCTAATCTCCTCGGCGTTCCTCACATCGCCACTGGAGATCTCGTCCGCGAAGAGCTCGCAGCCTCTGGGCCTCTCTCTAAAGAG TTATCGGAGATTGTGAACCAGGGGAAGTTGGTTTCTGATGAGATTATAATAAGCTTGTTGTCGAAGAGATTGGAGGCTGGGGGAGCTAAAGGGGAACTGGGTTTTATTCTTGATGGGTTTCCTCGAACCATAAGACAAGCG GAAATATTGGAAGGGGTTACAGAGATTGACCTGGTGCTCAATCTGAAGCTCCGGGAAGATGTGTTGGTTGAGAAATGCCTTGGGAGGAGAATGTGTAGTCAGTGTGGGGGAAATTTCAAtgtggcctccattaatgttaaGGACTCGAATGGGAGTCCTGCAATTAGCATGGCTCCGCTTCTTCCACCTCCACATTGTATGTCAAAGCTTGTTACTCGAGCCGATGATACTGAAGAAGTAGTTAAACATCGGATTCATGTATACAATGAGAAG AGTCGGCCTGTAGAAGAATTCTACCGTAGTCGAGGAAAACTGTTGGAGTTTGATTTGCCAGGAGGGATCCCAGAGTCTTGGCCAAAGTTGCTTGAAGTTCTTAATCTTGATGAATACAAGGAGAAGCAGTCTGCTGCAGCATGA